A single Staphylococcus muscae DNA region contains:
- a CDS encoding bifunctional cystathionine gamma-lyase/homocysteine desulfhydrase yields MNKKTLLIHGGKTTDPYTGAVTTPIYQTSTYEQDGIGSLRQGYEYSRTANPTRTALESVIADLEHGKHGFAFGSGIAAISAVIMLLDQGDHVIVGSDVYGGTYRAMTKVFERYGISFDFVNTTDVQNIANKIQPQTKMVFIETPSNPLLRITDIRAVSELARKHDLLTVVDNTFMTPYFQTPLTLGADIVVHSATKYLGGHSDVVAGLVAVSDDALAERIGFIQNSTGGVLGPQDSYLLIRGIKTLGLRLDQIEKNALAVVSMLEEHPNVLNVYHPSQKDHLNYEIHQAQSEGTPGVVSFEVADVEQAKELVTDTRYFTLAESLGAVESLISVPSLMTHASIPADIRAKEGIADGLVRLSLGIEDTEDLVADLKQALDALTTK; encoded by the coding sequence ATGAATAAAAAGACATTACTCATTCATGGAGGTAAGACAACAGACCCATACACAGGAGCGGTGACAACCCCCATTTATCAAACGAGTACATACGAACAAGATGGGATTGGCTCACTTCGTCAAGGATATGAATATTCACGTACGGCCAACCCGACGCGTACAGCATTAGAATCTGTGATTGCGGATTTAGAGCACGGCAAACACGGCTTTGCATTTGGATCTGGTATCGCCGCAATCAGCGCAGTCATCATGTTATTGGATCAAGGCGATCATGTTATCGTAGGATCAGATGTCTATGGTGGGACATATCGTGCAATGACAAAAGTATTTGAACGATATGGTATTTCATTCGACTTTGTAAATACAACAGATGTACAAAACATTGCAAATAAGATTCAACCACAAACGAAGATGGTCTTCATCGAAACACCATCTAACCCGTTATTACGTATCACGGATATTCGTGCTGTCAGTGAGTTAGCACGTAAACATGATCTGCTAACAGTTGTAGACAATACGTTTATGACACCATACTTCCAAACGCCACTTACACTCGGTGCGGACATCGTTGTTCACTCTGCAACGAAATATTTAGGCGGACATAGTGATGTCGTGGCAGGTCTTGTAGCTGTATCAGATGATGCCCTTGCAGAACGTATTGGTTTTATCCAAAACTCTACGGGTGGCGTACTTGGACCACAAGATAGCTATTTATTGATACGTGGAATTAAAACACTAGGCTTGAGATTAGATCAAATTGAAAAGAATGCGTTGGCAGTGGTGTCTATGTTGGAAGAACATCCCAATGTATTAAACGTATATCATCCAAGTCAAAAAGATCATTTGAATTACGAGATACATCAGGCGCAATCTGAAGGAACACCAGGCGTAGTTTCATTTGAAGTGGCAGATGTCGAGCAGGCAAAAGAATTAGTCACAGATACACGTTATTTCACATTAGCAGAAAGTCTAGGTGCTGTGGAAAGCCTTATTTCGGTACCGAGTTTGATGACGCATGCATCTATCCCGGCAGATATTCGTGCGAAAGAAGGTATTGCGGATGGGTTGGTAAGACTCTCTTTAGGTATTGAAGATACAGAAGACCTAGTGGCGGATTTGAAACAAGCATTGGACGCATTGACAACAAAATAA
- a CDS encoding PLP-dependent cysteine synthase family protein, which translates to MNTIDLIGQTPLVHLRHYSTENVRIFAKLEMHNPGGSVKDRLGKHLIEQAIARGDLQRGGQLVEATAGNTGIGLALVATQYDIRCVIFAPEGFSEEKIEIMRVMGATIYRTPRADGMLGARQAAKQFAETEGAYYTNQFETQDNPAAYKETLAQELIQALPSMNYFVAGAGSGGTFSGVSEVLQVHGVKSVVVEPTGSILSGGEKGKHDTEGIGVEVWPPFLEPSWIDCVEVVPDDIAFRHVRELARNEGLLVGSSSGAALEGALRVAKRIEQGDIVVVFPDGSDRYMSKQIFQYGGV; encoded by the coding sequence GTGAATACGATAGATTTAATAGGTCAAACACCATTAGTGCATTTGCGACATTACAGTACAGAAAATGTTCGTATTTTTGCAAAGTTAGAGATGCACAACCCGGGTGGTAGTGTCAAAGATCGTCTCGGGAAACACTTGATTGAACAAGCAATTGCACGCGGTGACTTGCAACGTGGCGGTCAATTGGTCGAAGCAACGGCAGGTAATACAGGTATCGGATTAGCACTTGTGGCAACTCAGTATGATATTCGATGTGTAATCTTTGCGCCGGAAGGATTTTCTGAAGAGAAGATAGAGATTATGCGTGTGATGGGTGCAACGATATATCGCACACCACGAGCGGACGGGATGCTAGGTGCACGTCAAGCGGCCAAGCAATTTGCAGAAACGGAAGGTGCATATTACACGAATCAATTTGAAACACAAGATAATCCAGCCGCTTATAAAGAAACATTGGCACAGGAGTTGATACAGGCGTTGCCGTCGATGAATTACTTTGTGGCAGGTGCTGGTTCAGGTGGAACGTTCTCAGGTGTTTCAGAAGTACTCCAAGTACACGGTGTCAAATCCGTTGTTGTTGAACCGACGGGCTCTATTTTAAGTGGTGGTGAGAAGGGGAAACACGATACAGAAGGTATTGGTGTTGAAGTATGGCCGCCGTTTTTAGAGCCATCATGGATTGATTGTGTGGAAGTAGTGCCAGATGATATTGCTTTTCGTCATGTGCGTGAATTAGCTAGAAATGAAGGATTACTTGTAGGGAGCTCTTCTGGTGCAGCATTAGAAGGTGCATTGCGTGTCGCTAAGCGCATTGAACAAGGTGATATCGTTGTCGTATTCCCTGACGGTAGCGATCGTTATATGTCAAAACAGATATTTCAATATGGAGGCGTTTAA
- a CDS encoding carboxylesterase family protein gives MVVIRTTLGKIQGVQHEQSDSFKGIPYALPPIGKRRFRHAELWTQSWEGVRDARRFSAIPVQPPNTLESFFSTHHQTYEQSEDCLTLNIWRPNQHSKDAPLPVLLYFYGGSFINGHSTQDLYQPKAIVEQQPVIVVTCNYRLGALGFLDWSAINAAWNSNNGLSDQICALRWVHQHINAFGGDPTRITLVGQSAGAMSIQALLQLPSVQPLVNNAVLMSGILQPDTAEYAKQKAQTFQALKTNIASETSWETLSSETILQLMAQHQAQYGKSKGLELLYQPVNTETMPIQANAPLPCPIWMGVTSAEGDIYIKNEHKKLDTKQFQKVTTRAGLPKPATHDIQTAQQQRDYITHHYFHRPFQAYLKTLKQHTDVYTYIFDWVHPTHTSYQSAYHILDILFWFGRLDIMTAQGATVNAHDIQLSQQMIQDLSTFAHTSQLPEKHHHYN, from the coding sequence ATGGTAGTTATCCGAACGACATTGGGGAAAATTCAAGGTGTGCAACACGAACAGAGTGATAGCTTTAAAGGGATTCCTTATGCATTACCTCCCATCGGTAAGCGACGTTTCCGACATGCTGAACTTTGGACACAATCGTGGGAAGGCGTTCGTGATGCACGACGATTTAGTGCCATTCCAGTTCAACCACCGAATACACTCGAATCATTCTTCTCTACCCATCATCAAACATATGAACAGAGTGAAGATTGCCTTACACTCAATATTTGGCGACCCAATCAACATAGCAAGGACGCACCTTTGCCCGTCTTACTCTATTTTTATGGTGGAAGTTTTATCAATGGACATAGCACACAAGACCTCTATCAGCCAAAAGCCATTGTCGAACAACAACCTGTCATCGTCGTCACGTGTAATTATCGATTAGGTGCACTCGGTTTCCTTGATTGGTCAGCCATCAATGCTGCGTGGAATAGCAACAATGGTTTATCCGATCAAATATGTGCATTGCGCTGGGTACACCAACACATCAATGCTTTTGGTGGTGACCCAACACGCATTACACTCGTCGGTCAATCTGCTGGCGCTATGAGTATTCAAGCTTTGCTGCAACTCCCAAGCGTCCAACCACTTGTAAATAACGCTGTGTTGATGAGCGGCATTTTACAACCTGACACAGCTGAATATGCCAAACAAAAAGCACAGACATTTCAAGCTTTAAAAACGAATATCGCCTCTGAGACATCTTGGGAAACACTGTCGTCGGAGACTATTTTACAACTCATGGCACAACACCAAGCACAGTATGGCAAGTCAAAAGGACTTGAGTTGCTCTATCAGCCTGTTAACACAGAGACAATGCCTATACAGGCAAATGCCCCTTTACCGTGTCCGATATGGATGGGTGTAACGTCAGCAGAAGGTGATATTTATATTAAAAATGAACATAAAAAGTTAGATACTAAACAATTTCAAAAGGTTACGACACGTGCAGGACTTCCTAAACCGGCAACGCATGACATTCAAACAGCCCAACAACAGCGTGACTATATTACACATCATTACTTCCACAGGCCTTTTCAGGCTTATCTCAAAACACTGAAACAACATACAGACGTCTACACATATATCTTTGATTGGGTACATCCAACACACACTTCATATCAGAGTGCGTATCATATATTAGACATTCTGTTCTGGTTTGGTCGACTTGATATTATGACGGCACAAGGAGCCACTGTGAATGCCCATGATATACAGTTAAGCCAACAGATGATTCAAGACTTGAGTACATTTGCACATACGAGTCAACTTCCTGAAAAACATCATCATTATAACTAA
- a CDS encoding sodium-dependent transporter has translation MRKESQWKTSTGFILASAGSAIGLGAMWKFPYMAGMYGGGAFLLMFLLFTILVGLPLLIMEFIVGRVGRTYTTEIYSKLTNKKWLNIIGWNGNIAVFVLFGFYSVIGGWIVIYIGIVLMQLLHVLPSGLTDIAFESIISNPVYTIMGQFIFIGLTCAIVMLGVEKGLEKASKIMMPLLFIFLLVIVAKSLSLEGASEGVRFLFQPRTEDITMESMLFALGQSFFALSLGTTGMITYASYASKEMTIKSSALSIVVMNIFISILAGLAIFPALQVFGYEPTEGPGLLFKVLPLVFDKMHYGTLFYFTFLILFLFAALTSSISLLELNVSNLTRNDNSKRSRVALLTSLAVLIISIPAMLSFGSLSHIQFGAGTIFDNMDFLVSNILMPLGALATTLVVGQLLDKNLLKQGFGSDRFKFFYPWYALVKYVLPFVILAVFILQLL, from the coding sequence TTGCGAAAAGAGTCGCAGTGGAAAACCTCAACAGGATTTATATTGGCAAGTGCCGGTTCAGCGATAGGATTAGGCGCCATGTGGAAGTTTCCGTATATGGCGGGAATGTACGGTGGCGGTGCATTTTTGTTAATGTTTCTATTATTTACAATATTAGTTGGACTCCCTTTATTGATTATGGAATTTATTGTCGGAAGGGTTGGCCGTACATATACAACAGAGATATATAGTAAATTAACGAATAAGAAATGGTTGAACATTATTGGATGGAATGGGAATATCGCCGTCTTTGTATTATTTGGTTTTTATAGTGTTATTGGCGGTTGGATTGTTATTTATATCGGTATCGTATTGATGCAATTATTACACGTACTGCCATCTGGTTTGACAGATATTGCGTTTGAATCAATTATTAGTAATCCCGTTTACACAATTATGGGACAATTTATTTTTATCGGGCTCACATGTGCAATTGTGATGCTCGGTGTAGAAAAGGGACTTGAGAAAGCATCTAAGATTATGATGCCGCTACTCTTCATCTTTTTGCTTGTGATTGTCGCAAAATCACTATCATTAGAAGGTGCGTCAGAAGGCGTTCGTTTCTTATTCCAACCACGTACTGAAGATATCACGATGGAATCTATGCTGTTCGCCTTAGGACAGTCATTCTTCGCCTTATCACTCGGTACGACAGGGATGATTACATACGCAAGCTATGCTTCTAAAGAGATGACGATTAAATCATCAGCGTTGTCGATTGTAGTCATGAATATTTTTATTTCTATTTTAGCAGGTCTCGCTATTTTCCCTGCGCTACAAGTATTTGGTTACGAGCCGACGGAAGGACCTGGCTTATTATTCAAAGTTTTACCGCTCGTATTTGATAAGATGCATTACGGGACATTGTTCTATTTTACTTTCTTAATCTTGTTCTTGTTTGCTGCATTAACATCTTCTATTTCATTATTAGAATTAAATGTTTCAAATTTAACACGCAATGATAACTCAAAGCGCTCACGCGTTGCATTATTAACAAGTCTTGCTGTATTGATTATCAGTATCCCAGCTATGCTATCATTTGGGTCATTAAGCCATATCCAATTCGGTGCAGGAACCATTTTTGATAATATGGACTTTTTAGTATCTAATATTTTGATGCCACTTGGTGCGCTCGCAACGACACTTGTTGTTGGACAGTTGCTCGATAAAAACTTGCTCAAACAAGGATTTGGAAGCGATCGCTTTAAATTTTTCTACCCATGGTATGCATTGGTCAAGTATGTCTTACCATTCGTCATTCTAGCGGTATTTATTTTACAATTATTATAA
- a CDS encoding pyruvate, water dikinase regulatory protein has protein sequence MVSKKQVTIFIVSDALGETAQRMTQAVMGQFPNLDEVTIKKFPFIKSEDDLRTILALALEKEAIVVTTIVSRKYNEMAKAYTEKHHIQYVDYMTDFMNMVQEKTGVEPVSETGMIHKLDDDYFKRIEAIEYSVKYDDGKHFTDIGEADALILGVSRTSKTPLSMYLANKGYKIANIPLVPEVGIPDEVFKQKDLKVFGLTASPQYIMNIRTERVKVLGISGKATYNDLARIKKELAYAEEVFAKLNATVINTEYRSIEESAFYIEKFLQK, from the coding sequence ATAGTGAGCAAGAAACAAGTAACAATTTTTATTGTGTCGGATGCTTTAGGTGAGACGGCACAGCGTATGACGCAAGCAGTTATGGGACAATTTCCTAACCTTGATGAAGTGACAATTAAAAAATTTCCATTTATTAAAAGTGAAGATGATTTGCGAACAATCTTGGCATTAGCCCTAGAAAAGGAAGCGATTGTTGTAACGACGATTGTTTCACGCAAATACAATGAAATGGCTAAAGCGTATACAGAAAAACATCACATTCAGTACGTCGATTACATGACTGATTTTATGAATATGGTGCAAGAGAAGACGGGCGTTGAGCCTGTCTCCGAAACAGGTATGATTCATAAACTGGATGACGATTATTTTAAACGTATCGAAGCAATCGAGTATTCTGTCAAATATGATGACGGTAAGCATTTTACAGATATTGGTGAAGCGGATGCGCTCATACTGGGCGTATCACGTACGTCTAAAACACCCCTCAGTATGTATTTAGCGAATAAAGGTTATAAGATTGCGAACATTCCGCTCGTTCCGGAAGTAGGTATTCCGGACGAAGTGTTCAAACAAAAAGACTTAAAAGTTTTTGGTTTAACAGCCAGTCCGCAATATATTATGAATATCCGTACAGAACGTGTGAAAGTGCTTGGGATTTCGGGGAAGGCAACATATAACGACTTGGCACGTATTAAGAAAGAGTTGGCTTATGCAGAAGAAGTATTCGCAAAGCTTAATGCGACGGTTATTAATACGGAATACCGTTCAATTGAAGAATCTGCTTTTTATATTGAGAAGTTTTTACAAAAATAA
- the ppdK gene encoding pyruvate, phosphate dikinase: MAKLVYAFDEGHKDLKDLLGGKGANLSEMKRLGLPVPDGFTITTEACIDYLQRGQSLSDEVKAQLTEQLQAFSERTGKAFSSDEHLLLVSVRSGAKISMPGMMDTILNLGLNDENVEKLAEKTNDARFAYDCYRRLLQMFGEVVYNIPMTAFDTYFDGYKKTHGYVNDADIPADGLKEICNHYKEVYVENVYKPFPQEPIDQLLEAVEAVFKSWDNDRARVYRDLNDIPHDIGTAVNVQEMVFGNSGPKSGTGVAFTRNPATGEAKLFGEYLLNAQGEDVVAGIRTPQDIDTLKEQLPDVHAAFVKVSEQLEAHYKDMQDIEFTIENEHLYILQTRNGKRTAKAAIQIAVDLVAEGVLTKEEAVTKVDVKSIDTLLHPTFKETALEEAEVVSKAGLPASPGAATGRVVFSADDAKIRAEQGEKVILMRPETSPEDIEGMVASEAIVTTHGGMTSHAAVVARGMGKCCVTGCSDLEIDTVNKTVTYAGGVIHELDEVSVDGANGDIYIGVVETTSAEHSEAFDQFMSWAKEVARLDVRMNAETKPDIEAGYQFDAVGIGLVRTEHMFFGAERLVEMRRFILSSDHETRIQALNKIRDYQTEDFEQIFRLSGERPTIVRLLDPPLHEFLPKAGDEVRNVAQQLDISEQQLNKRIAELHETNPMLGHRGCRLAITYPELYVMQAEAIMGSVARLQEEGIHCKPEIMIPLVSTVEEFKLLKAQIVDCIDKLEKQTGQSLTYLIGTMIETPRACMVAGALAGECDFFSFGTNDLTQLTYGFSRDDAGKFINEYVTNQILAVDPFQTIDEDGVGALIDIAVTQAKSVKPSIKIGVCGELGGDPKSIGYFNNLAIDYVSCSPFRVPGAILATAQSEAERGRS, translated from the coding sequence ATGGCAAAATTAGTATACGCATTCGATGAAGGACATAAGGACTTGAAAGATTTGTTAGGTGGTAAAGGCGCAAACTTATCTGAGATGAAGCGCTTGGGCTTACCTGTTCCTGATGGTTTTACAATCACAACAGAAGCGTGTATCGACTACCTGCAACGTGGTCAATCATTGTCAGATGAAGTAAAAGCACAATTGACAGAGCAGTTACAAGCATTTTCGGAACGCACTGGTAAAGCATTTTCTTCAGATGAACATCTATTACTTGTGTCTGTTCGTAGTGGCGCTAAAATCTCGATGCCAGGTATGATGGATACAATCTTGAACTTAGGATTGAACGATGAGAATGTTGAAAAGTTAGCTGAAAAGACAAATGATGCACGATTTGCTTATGATTGCTACCGTCGTTTACTCCAAATGTTCGGCGAAGTTGTTTACAATATCCCGATGACGGCGTTTGATACATATTTTGATGGTTATAAAAAAACGCACGGGTATGTCAATGATGCAGATATTCCAGCAGATGGTTTGAAAGAGATTTGTAACCACTACAAAGAAGTCTATGTTGAGAATGTGTATAAGCCATTCCCACAAGAACCAATCGACCAACTGTTAGAAGCAGTTGAAGCGGTCTTCAAATCATGGGATAACGATCGTGCACGTGTTTATCGTGACTTAAACGATATTCCACACGATATCGGCACAGCTGTAAACGTACAAGAAATGGTGTTCGGTAACAGTGGTCCAAAGAGTGGGACAGGTGTTGCCTTTACGCGTAACCCTGCGACTGGTGAAGCGAAGTTGTTCGGTGAGTACTTATTAAATGCACAAGGTGAGGACGTTGTAGCAGGTATTCGTACGCCACAAGATATTGATACACTAAAAGAACAATTGCCTGATGTTCATGCAGCATTTGTCAAAGTATCGGAACAACTCGAAGCACATTACAAAGATATGCAGGATATCGAATTTACAATTGAAAATGAACATCTCTACATTTTACAAACACGTAATGGTAAGCGTACTGCAAAAGCTGCGATACAAATTGCGGTTGACCTTGTTGCAGAAGGTGTGTTGACGAAAGAAGAAGCGGTGACGAAGGTTGATGTGAAATCGATTGATACGCTGTTACACCCAACATTCAAAGAAACAGCGTTGGAAGAAGCGGAAGTGGTTTCTAAAGCAGGATTACCAGCGAGTCCAGGTGCAGCAACAGGACGTGTTGTATTCTCAGCTGATGATGCGAAGATACGCGCTGAACAAGGGGAGAAAGTGATCTTAATGCGTCCTGAAACATCACCGGAAGATATTGAAGGTATGGTCGCAAGTGAAGCGATTGTGACGACACATGGTGGGATGACATCACATGCTGCCGTGGTTGCACGTGGTATGGGTAAATGCTGTGTGACAGGTTGCTCAGACTTAGAAATTGATACGGTCAACAAGACGGTAACATATGCTGGTGGAGTGATTCACGAACTAGATGAAGTATCTGTTGATGGTGCGAATGGTGACATTTATATCGGTGTTGTTGAAACAACAAGTGCTGAACATAGTGAAGCTTTCGATCAGTTTATGTCATGGGCAAAAGAAGTGGCACGCTTAGACGTCCGTATGAATGCTGAGACTAAACCAGATATCGAAGCAGGTTATCAATTCGATGCAGTGGGTATCGGACTGGTTCGTACAGAGCACATGTTCTTCGGAGCAGAGCGTCTTGTGGAAATGCGTCGATTCATTCTGTCATCAGATCACGAAACACGTATTCAAGCGTTGAACAAGATTCGTGATTATCAAACAGAAGACTTTGAACAAATCTTCCGTTTATCCGGTGAGCGTCCAACGATTGTTCGTTTATTAGACCCACCATTGCATGAGTTTTTACCAAAAGCAGGTGATGAAGTACGCAATGTAGCGCAGCAACTTGATATCTCTGAGCAACAATTGAACAAGCGCATTGCGGAGCTGCATGAAACAAACCCAATGTTAGGACATCGTGGTTGTCGTTTAGCCATCACGTACCCTGAATTGTATGTAATGCAAGCAGAAGCGATTATGGGCAGTGTGGCACGTTTACAAGAAGAAGGGATTCATTGTAAACCAGAAATTATGATTCCACTTGTTTCAACGGTAGAAGAATTTAAATTATTGAAAGCACAAATTGTTGATTGTATCGACAAACTTGAAAAACAAACAGGTCAATCACTCACGTACTTGATTGGTACAATGATTGAAACACCTCGTGCATGTATGGTTGCGGGCGCATTGGCAGGGGAATGTGACTTCTTCAGCTTTGGTACAAATGACTTAACGCAATTGACGTACGGTTTTTCACGTGATGATGCAGGTAAGTTCATCAATGAGTATGTCACAAATCAAATCTTAGCAGTGGATCCATTCCAAACAATTGATGAAGATGGTGTCGGTGCATTGATTGATATTGCGGTTACTCAAGCGAAATCGGTGAAACCAAGCATTAAGATTGGTGTCTGTGGTGAATTAGGCGGCGATCCAAAATCAATTGGTTACTTCAATAACTTAGCAATTGATTATGTCTCATGTTCGCCATTCCGTGTGCCGGGTGCCATTCTTGCGACAGCACAAAGTGAGGCTGAGAGAGGAAGATCATAG
- a CDS encoding LysE/ArgO family amino acid transporter, producing MFQAILHGLLLALGLILPLGAQNIFVFNQGANHKSLRSVAPVVITAGLCDTLLILLAVLGVSLLLNQYPSLQLIIYIIGLVFLLYMAWSLWKEKPAQAAEQPSMSTRKQIGFALSVSLLNPHAVMDTIGVIGTSASVYVGSEKLAFTCATIGVSWLWFIGLAIIGKQLGRVDASGKYIVILNKISSLIILAVACIIIKNIWLLI from the coding sequence ATGTTTCAAGCAATATTACATGGTTTATTACTCGCTTTAGGATTGATACTGCCTCTAGGCGCACAAAATATTTTTGTGTTCAATCAAGGAGCCAATCATAAAAGCTTAAGAAGTGTGGCACCAGTTGTTATAACAGCTGGATTGTGCGACACACTACTTATTTTATTAGCTGTTCTAGGGGTTTCTCTATTGTTAAATCAATATCCGTCCTTGCAGCTTATTATTTATATCATCGGACTGGTGTTTTTACTATATATGGCTTGGTCTTTATGGAAGGAAAAACCAGCACAAGCAGCAGAGCAGCCTTCAATGTCTACGCGCAAACAAATTGGTTTTGCATTGTCGGTATCGTTGTTGAATCCACATGCGGTTATGGATACAATCGGTGTGATTGGAACGAGTGCATCAGTCTATGTAGGCAGTGAAAAGCTGGCTTTTACGTGTGCGACAATAGGGGTGTCTTGGCTGTGGTTTATTGGTTTGGCGATAATTGGTAAACAGTTGGGACGTGTGGATGCATCGGGAAAATATATTGTGATACTCAATAAAATCTCGAGTCTGATCATTTTAGCTGTTGCATGTATTATTATAAAAAATATATGGTTATTAATTTAA
- the panC gene encoding pantoate--beta-alanine ligase — MTQVITEVKKMQALMKAQKRKGVRIGFVPTMGALHDGHLSMMRRSVKNNDITVVSVFVNPLQFGPNEDFDAYPRQIEQDVAAVETVGVDYVFYPSVEEMYPDKLDINLTVGRLAEVLEGTQRPGHFDGVVTVVNKLFNIVQPDFAYFGKKDAQQLAIVEKMVADFNHAVKVIGVDIVRETDGLAKSSRNVYLTAEERQEAPHLYQSLLLAQAQYDEGVRESNQLVTVIRDHLEVNTSGRIEEVAVYSYPKLEPCEMISGRVFISLAVKFSKARLIDNIIIE; from the coding sequence ATGACACAGGTCATTACGGAAGTCAAAAAGATGCAAGCGTTAATGAAAGCACAAAAGCGTAAAGGGGTTCGCATCGGATTTGTTCCGACAATGGGTGCGCTACATGATGGTCATCTATCCATGATGCGCCGTTCGGTTAAAAACAATGATATAACAGTTGTCAGTGTTTTTGTAAATCCATTACAATTTGGACCGAATGAGGATTTTGATGCATACCCAAGACAAATCGAACAAGATGTTGCAGCTGTGGAAACAGTCGGTGTCGATTATGTTTTCTATCCGAGTGTTGAAGAAATGTATCCTGATAAGTTAGATATCAATTTGACGGTCGGACGTCTCGCGGAAGTCTTAGAAGGCACACAAAGACCGGGACATTTCGATGGCGTAGTGACAGTCGTCAACAAACTGTTCAACATTGTACAACCAGACTTCGCATATTTTGGAAAAAAAGACGCCCAGCAGTTAGCAATTGTTGAAAAAATGGTAGCTGACTTTAATCATGCTGTGAAAGTGATCGGTGTTGATATCGTTCGTGAAACAGATGGACTTGCGAAAAGTTCTCGTAATGTTTATTTAACAGCAGAGGAACGTCAAGAAGCGCCGCACCTTTATCAAAGTTTGTTGTTAGCGCAGGCGCAATATGACGAAGGAGTGCGTGAAAGTAATCAACTTGTGACGGTGATACGTGATCATTTGGAAGTGAACACATCTGGCCGTATTGAAGAAGTTGCAGTATATAGCTACCCAAAGCTAGAACCTTGTGAAATGATTAGCGGTAGGGTGTTTATTTCATTGGCAGTGAAGTTTTCAAAAGCACGATTGATAGATAATATTATTATTGAATAA
- the panB gene encoding 3-methyl-2-oxobutanoate hydroxymethyltransferase, which yields MKNLRDLHQMKQASEKISMVTAYDYPSAKQVEAAEIDMILVGDSLGMTVLGYESTVDVTLEDMLHHAKAVRRGAPNTYVVVDMPFGTVGVDMAIDLKNATKLYQQSGANAIKVEGGHLTAFIEQATHIGVPVVAHLGLTPQSVGVMGYRMQGATKAAAEKLIADAQAVERAGAVVLVLEAVPSDLAAHISAQLEIPVIGIGAGNGTDGQVLVYHDMLSYGVDRTAKFVKQYGDFSTGIEALKQYDVEVKSSTFPSEQYTYQKQIMDEVGK from the coding sequence TTGAAAAATTTAAGAGATTTACATCAAATGAAACAGGCAAGTGAAAAAATATCGATGGTTACAGCGTATGATTATCCGAGTGCGAAGCAAGTAGAAGCAGCAGAGATTGATATGATTTTGGTTGGTGACTCGCTAGGAATGACAGTGCTTGGTTACGAGAGTACTGTCGATGTCACACTTGAAGATATGTTGCATCATGCAAAAGCGGTAAGACGTGGTGCGCCGAACACGTATGTTGTGGTAGATATGCCTTTCGGAACAGTAGGTGTTGACATGGCAATAGATTTGAAAAATGCGACAAAGCTTTATCAACAAAGTGGTGCCAATGCGATTAAGGTAGAAGGTGGGCACTTAACAGCATTTATCGAACAAGCAACACACATTGGCGTACCGGTTGTTGCACATTTAGGATTAACACCACAAAGTGTTGGTGTGATGGGCTACCGTATGCAAGGTGCAACGAAGGCGGCAGCAGAGAAGTTGATTGCAGATGCGCAAGCAGTAGAACGTGCAGGCGCAGTTGTGTTAGTGCTTGAAGCAGTACCGAGTGATCTTGCAGCGCATATCAGTGCACAATTAGAAATCCCTGTAATTGGTATTGGTGCGGGAAATGGCACAGATGGACAAGTACTCGTGTACCACGATATGTTATCTTATGGTGTTGATCGTACTGCAAAGTTCGTCAAACAGTATGGAGATTTCTCTACCGGTATTGAAGCATTAAAACAATATGATGTGGAAGTTAAAAGTAGTACCTTCCCATCCGAGCAATATACGTATCAAAAACAAATTATGGATGAGGTGGGCAAATAG